In Castanea sativa cultivar Marrone di Chiusa Pesio chromosome 6, ASM4071231v1, a single window of DNA contains:
- the LOC142640179 gene encoding pectinesterase inhibitor-like, protein MKQTVPPFSASCLFISLLLAITLSCISPAQSIGQDVLKDICSKSKDSSFCLKSLNSDPKTATTDLLGLAGISIKLAKTTVDATYKFVKSQVGLVTDPTLKKQYAQCAGSYADANDNVDYANERLKAGDYGGIGAATSACLDDVSDCEEPPPVEVNVAAASTISLSEQNKESYELCQIALIISNRLSGKN, encoded by the coding sequence ATGAAACAAACAGTCCCTCCTTTTTCTGCCTCTTGCTTGTTCATTTCTCTTCTACTAGCAATAACCCTATCATGCATTAGCCCGGCACAATCAATAGGTCAAGATGTGCTTAAAGATATTTGCTCCAAGAGTAAAGACTCATCTTTCTGCTTAAAATCCTTAAATTCCGATCCCAAGACGGCCACAACTGACCTCCTCGGCCTCGCTGGAATATCAATCAAGTTGGCCAAAACCACTGTTGATGCAACTTACAAATTTGTCAAGTCACAAGTTGGTCTTGTAACTGACCCTACACTCAAAAAACAGTACGCACAATGTGCAGGCTCCTATGCTGATGCCAATGATAATGTTGACTATGCAAATGAAAGGTTGAAAGCTGGTGACTATGGTGGAATAGGCGCAGCAACATCAGCTTGCCTTGATGATGTTTCTGATTGCGAAGAGCCACCACCAGTTGAAGTAAACGTAGCAGCAGCATCAACTATCTCTCTCTCAGAACAAAATAAGGAGTCTTATGAACTTTGTCAAATAGCATTGATCATCTCTAATCGTCTTTCAGGGAAAAATTAG
- the LOC142639156 gene encoding 3-phosphoshikimate 1-carboxyvinyltransferase 2 isoform X1: protein MAQVSKICSGAQNTQIFHSNPKTQKPKSLSSLSFGSQFLGSSKSLTLKHKHVCVLGSDKVGTFRVCASVATAEKPSTVPEIVLQPIKDISGTITLPGSKSLSNRILLLAALSEGTTVVDNLLDSEDIHYMLGALKTLGLHVEEDKAIKRATVEGCGGLFPVGKESRDEIQLFLGNAGTAMRPLTAAVTAAGGHSSYILDGVPRMRERPIADLVDGLKQLGADADCFLGTKCPPVRVFGKGGLPGGKVKLSGSISSQYLTALVMAAPLALGDVEIEIIDKLISVPYVEMTLKLMERFGISVEHNDSWDRFLIRGGQKYKSPGNAYVEGDASSASYFLAGAAVTGGTVTVEGCGTSSLQGDVKFAEVLEKMGAKVTWTETSVTVTGPPRDSSKRKHLRAVDVNMNKMPDVAMTLAVVALFADGPTAIRDVASWRVKETERMIAICTELRKVSSCGCVNLKSLCLVFLFFYFSNIIFTNIWAFIFQLGATVEEGPDYCLITPPENLNVTAIDTYDDHRMAMAFSLAACGDVPVTIKDPSCTRKTFPDYFEVLQRFTKH from the exons atggctCAAGTGAGCAAAATCTGTAGTGGTGCTCAAAACACCCAAATCTTTCACAGCaatcccaaaacccaaaaacccaaatctcTGAGTTCGCTCTCTTTTGGGTCACAGTTTTTGGGATCATCAAAGTCTTTGACTTTGAAGCACAAGCATGTGTGCGTATTGGGTAGTGATAAAGTTGGTACATTTAGGGTTTGTGCTTCAGTTGCCACAGCTGAGAAGCCATCAACGGTACCGGAGATCGTGTTGCAACCCATCAAAGATATCTCCGGTACTATCACGTTGCCGGGGTCCAAGTCACTGTCTAATCGGATTCTGCTTCTGGCTGCTCTATCTGAG ggAACAACTGTTGTAGACAACTTGTTGGATAGTGAAGATATTCATTACATGCTTGGTGCATTGAAAACCCTAGGACTACATGTGGAAGAAGACAAGGCAATAAAAAGAGCAACTGTGGAAGGCTGTGGTGGTCTCTTTCCAGTGGGTAAAGAATCAAGGGATGAAATTCAACTTTTCCTTGGAAATGCCGGAACAGCAATGCGGCCATTGACAGCTGCAGTTACCGCTGCTGGTGGACATTCAAG CTACATACTTGATGGGGTGCCCCGAATGAGAGAGAGACCAATTGCGGATTTAGTTGATGGTCTTAAGCAGCTTGGTGCAGATGCTGACTGCTTTCTTGGCACAAAATGTCCTCCTGTGCGTGTATTTGGAAAGGGGGGTCTTCCTGGGGGTAAG GTGAAGCTCTCTGGGTCAATTAGTAGTCAATACTTGACTGCTTTGGTCATGGCTGCTCCTCTGGCTCTTGGAGatgttgaaattgaaatcatTGACAAATTGATTTCTGTTCCTTATGTCGAGATGACTTTGAAGCTGATGGAACGCTTTGGAATCTCTGTAGAACACAATGATAGCTGGGATCGGTTCTTGATCCGTGGAGGTCAAAAGTACAA GTCTCCTGGAAATGCTTATGTTGAAGGTGATGCTTCAAGTGCTAGTTACTTCTTAGCTGGTGCAGCAGTCACTGGTGGGACAGTTACTGTTGAAGGCTGTGGGACAAGCAGTTTGCAG GGAGATGTAAAATTCGCGGAAGTTCTTGAGAAGATGGGTGCTAAAGTTACCTGGACAGAGACTAGTGTCACAGTCACTGGACCACCTCGAGATTCTTCCAAAAGAAAACACTTGCGAGCTGTTGATGTCAACATGAACAAAATGCCAGATGTTGCAATGACTCTTGCTGTAGTTGCCCTTTTCGCTGATGGACCAACTGCTATAAGAGATG TGGCAAGTTGGAGGGTGAAAGAGACAGAACGGATGATTGCCATTTGCACAGAACTCAGGAAGGTAAGTTCATGTGGCTGTGTAAATTTGAAATCCCTCTGCCTTGTTTtcctattcttttatttttctaatattataTTCACTAACATATGGGCTTTCATATTTCAGCTGGGAGCAACAGTTGAAGAAGGGCCAGATTATTGTTTGATCACTCCACCGGAAAATCTCAATGTGACAGCTATTGACACATACGATGATCACAGAATGGCCATGGCATTCTCACTTGCTGCCTGTGGAGATGTTCCTGTCACCATCAAGGACCCTAGTTGCACCCGGAAAACATTCCCGGACTACTTTGAAGTCCTCCAGAGGTTTACAAAGCATTGA
- the LOC142639156 gene encoding 3-phosphoshikimate 1-carboxyvinyltransferase 2 isoform X2, giving the protein MAQVSKICSGAQNTQIFHSNPKTQKPKSLSSLSFGSQFLGSSKSLTLKHKHVCVLGSDKVGTFRVCASVATAEKPSTVPEIVLQPIKDISGTITLPGSKSLSNRILLLAALSEGTTVVDNLLDSEDIHYMLGALKTLGLHVEEDKAIKRATVEGCGGLFPVGKESRDEIQLFLGNAGTAMRPLTAAVTAAGGHSSYILDGVPRMRERPIADLVDGLKQLGADADCFLGTKCPPVRVFGKGGLPGGKVKLSGSISSQYLTALVMAAPLALGDVEIEIIDKLISVPYVEMTLKLMERFGISVEHNDSWDRFLIRGGQKYKSPGNAYVEGDASSASYFLAGAAVTGGTVTVEGCGTSSLQGDVKFAEVLEKMGAKVTWTETSVTVTGPPRDSSKRKHLRAVDVNMNKMPDVAMTLAVVALFADGPTAIRDVASWRVKETERMIAICTELRKLGATVEEGPDYCLITPPENLNVTAIDTYDDHRMAMAFSLAACGDVPVTIKDPSCTRKTFPDYFEVLQRFTKH; this is encoded by the exons atggctCAAGTGAGCAAAATCTGTAGTGGTGCTCAAAACACCCAAATCTTTCACAGCaatcccaaaacccaaaaacccaaatctcTGAGTTCGCTCTCTTTTGGGTCACAGTTTTTGGGATCATCAAAGTCTTTGACTTTGAAGCACAAGCATGTGTGCGTATTGGGTAGTGATAAAGTTGGTACATTTAGGGTTTGTGCTTCAGTTGCCACAGCTGAGAAGCCATCAACGGTACCGGAGATCGTGTTGCAACCCATCAAAGATATCTCCGGTACTATCACGTTGCCGGGGTCCAAGTCACTGTCTAATCGGATTCTGCTTCTGGCTGCTCTATCTGAG ggAACAACTGTTGTAGACAACTTGTTGGATAGTGAAGATATTCATTACATGCTTGGTGCATTGAAAACCCTAGGACTACATGTGGAAGAAGACAAGGCAATAAAAAGAGCAACTGTGGAAGGCTGTGGTGGTCTCTTTCCAGTGGGTAAAGAATCAAGGGATGAAATTCAACTTTTCCTTGGAAATGCCGGAACAGCAATGCGGCCATTGACAGCTGCAGTTACCGCTGCTGGTGGACATTCAAG CTACATACTTGATGGGGTGCCCCGAATGAGAGAGAGACCAATTGCGGATTTAGTTGATGGTCTTAAGCAGCTTGGTGCAGATGCTGACTGCTTTCTTGGCACAAAATGTCCTCCTGTGCGTGTATTTGGAAAGGGGGGTCTTCCTGGGGGTAAG GTGAAGCTCTCTGGGTCAATTAGTAGTCAATACTTGACTGCTTTGGTCATGGCTGCTCCTCTGGCTCTTGGAGatgttgaaattgaaatcatTGACAAATTGATTTCTGTTCCTTATGTCGAGATGACTTTGAAGCTGATGGAACGCTTTGGAATCTCTGTAGAACACAATGATAGCTGGGATCGGTTCTTGATCCGTGGAGGTCAAAAGTACAA GTCTCCTGGAAATGCTTATGTTGAAGGTGATGCTTCAAGTGCTAGTTACTTCTTAGCTGGTGCAGCAGTCACTGGTGGGACAGTTACTGTTGAAGGCTGTGGGACAAGCAGTTTGCAG GGAGATGTAAAATTCGCGGAAGTTCTTGAGAAGATGGGTGCTAAAGTTACCTGGACAGAGACTAGTGTCACAGTCACTGGACCACCTCGAGATTCTTCCAAAAGAAAACACTTGCGAGCTGTTGATGTCAACATGAACAAAATGCCAGATGTTGCAATGACTCTTGCTGTAGTTGCCCTTTTCGCTGATGGACCAACTGCTATAAGAGATG TGGCAAGTTGGAGGGTGAAAGAGACAGAACGGATGATTGCCATTTGCACAGAACTCAGGAAG CTGGGAGCAACAGTTGAAGAAGGGCCAGATTATTGTTTGATCACTCCACCGGAAAATCTCAATGTGACAGCTATTGACACATACGATGATCACAGAATGGCCATGGCATTCTCACTTGCTGCCTGTGGAGATGTTCCTGTCACCATCAAGGACCCTAGTTGCACCCGGAAAACATTCCCGGACTACTTTGAAGTCCTCCAGAGGTTTACAAAGCATTGA
- the LOC142638274 gene encoding uncharacterized protein LOC142638274, translating into MRMCSGWRRFLFCLPLIFFLPLLLSVLELHQNSTLEYPPKKQSKKSDHLVLGPAAGQGLPNRLQCEGTKALNQTHFSTSSHKSRSGENIAFVTVFTIYNSSLNVNVNDRSSNLVTVGNASYSKVERSMAVLNIFINFIQVTMPQSNVIILTDPASDLHMRRNRVTIHPIQGEYSRDKLMLQRIRSYIAFLDTRLEELSHREGHITHYIFTDSDISVVDDLGQIFQKYPNFHLALTFRNNKEQPLNSGFIAVKGTSDGILRAKAFLQKVLKVYSLKYMSASRMLGDQLALAWVVRSDPSFDTRKFTKPQAFVEKIGGASVLFLPCAIYNWTPPEGAGQFHGMPLDVKVVHFKGSRKRLMLESWNFFSSSANISDMLCLILSSGRTKYDF; encoded by the exons ATGAGAATGTGCAGTGGATGGCGTCGTTTTCTCTTCTGTCTTCCTCTTATTTTCTTCCTCCCTCTTCTGCTCTCTG TTTTGGAATTGCATCAGAACTCAACTTTGGAGTATCCGCCGAAGAAACAGAGCAAGAAATCTGATCATCTTGTTCTTGGGCCTGCTGCTGGACAAGGCTTGCCCAATCGTTTGCAATGTGAAG GCACCAAAGCTCTCAACCAGACCCATTTTTCAACATCCTCCCACAAATCCAGAAGCGGAGAAAATATTGCTTTTGTCACTgtttttaccatttataattCCTCCCTAAATGTAAATGTAAATGATAGATCATCAAACTTGGTTACTGTTGGAAATGCTTCATATAGTAAGGTGGAGAGATCAATGGCCGTATTGAACATTTTCATTAACTTCATTCAG GTGACAATGCCCCAGAGCAATGTAATTATTCTTACCGACCCAGCATCTGACCTTCACATGCGCAGAAATAGGGTCACCATCCATCCAATTCAAGGTGAATATTCGCGAGACAAGTTGATGCTTCAAAGAATCAGGTCTTACATT GCTTTTCTAGACACAAGGCTTGAGGAGCTTTCTCATAGGGAGGGGCATATTACTCATTACATCTTCACTGACTCGGACATATCAGTGGTTGATGATCTAGGACAGATTTTTCAAAAGTATCCAAATTTTCATCTGGCTCTCACCTTTCGGAACAACAAAGAGCAACCTTTGAATTCGGGATTCATTGCAGTGAAGGGTACCTCTGATGGAATTTTAAG GGCAAAGGCTTTCTTACAAAAAGTACTGAAAGTTTACAGTTTAAAGTACATGAGTGCTTCCCGAATGCTTGGAGATCAGTTAGCTCTTGCCTGGGTTGTAAGATCAGATCCTTCTTTTGACACGAGGAAATTTACCAAACCACAAGCTTTTGTAGAAAAAATTGGTGGTGCCTCAGTACTATTTTTACCATGTGCTATATACAATTGGACGCCCCCCGAAGGTGCAGGTCAATTTCATGGAATGCCCTTAGACGTTAAG GTTGTTCATTTCAAAGGATCAAGGAAACGCCTAATGCTCGAGTCATGGAACTTCTTCAGTTCCTCTGCTAACATATCAGATATGTTGTGCCTAATATTAAGTAGTGGGAGAACGAAGTATGATTTTTGA
- the LOC142641479 gene encoding UDP-glucuronate 4-epimerase 3, with product MSQLKPMSHMDDNDIPSTPGKFKSSYIHRLRYNFSLTKVTVWALVFFGLIFLSVFFRSPSLSKSDDPTRRALGTNNWGGPTWEKRVRTSARVRSGKGSMSVLVTGAAGFVGTHVSAALKRRGDGVVGIDNFNDYYDPTLKRSRQALLERSGVFIVEGDINDMTLVKKLFELVTFTHVLHLAAQAGVRYAMENPLSYVHSNLAGFVSLLEVCKSVNPQPAIVWASSSSVYGLNTKVPFSEKDRTDQPASLYAATKKAGEEIAHTYNHIYGLSLTGLRFFTVYGPWGRPDMAYFFFTKAILKGKGISIFEGPNHSTVARDFTYIDDIVKGCLGSLDTAEKSTGSGGKKKGPAQLRVFNLGNTSPVPVTDLVGILEKLLKVKAKKNVMQLPRNGDVPFTHANISYAQREFGYKPTTDLETGLKKFVKWYLNYYSAGKKSSG from the coding sequence ATGTCACAGCTGAAACCAATGTCCCACATGGATGACAATGACATTCCTTCAACACCAGGAAAGTTCAAATCTTCATACATTCACAGACTCCGCTACAACTTCTCGCTCACAAAGGTCACAGTTTGGGCCTTAGTTTTCTTCGGCTTAATCTTCCTCTCCGTCTTTTTCCGATCCCCATCTTTGTCCAAATCCGATGACCCAACTCGCCGAGCTCTCGGAACTAACAATTGGGGAGGACCCACTTGGGAAAAACGGGTCCGGACCTCCGCCCGGGTCCGCTCCGGCAAGGGTAGCATGTCCGTACTCGTCACCGGAGCTGCCGGGTTCGTCGGAACCCATGTCTCCGCCGCGCTCAAGCGGCGCGGAGACGGCGTGGTGGGCATCGACAATTTCAATGACTACTATGACCCAACGCTGAAGCGATCAAGGCAAGCGCTTTTGGAGCGTTCGGGAGTTTTCATTGTGGAAGGAGATATCAATGACATGACGCTTGTGAAGAAGCTTTTTGAGCTTGTGACTTTTACCCATGTGTTGCATTTGGCAGCTCAAGCTGGAGTGAGGTACGCTATGGAAAATCCTCTGTCTTATGTGCATAGTAATCTTGCTGGTTTTGTTAGCTTGTTAGAAGTTTGTAAATCTGTGAATCCACAACCTGCAATTGTGTGGGCTTCGTCTAGTTCGGTTTATGGACTTAATACTAAGGTACCCTTTTCGGAAAAAGATCGAACAGACCAGCCTGCTAGTTTGTATGCTGCTACTAAGAAAGCTGGTGAAGAAATTGCACATACTTATAATCATATTTATGGTCTTTCGCTAACTGGCTTGAGGTTTTTCACGGTTTATGGTCCCTGGGGGCGGCCTGATATGGCTTATTTCTTTTTCACAAAGGCTATATTGAAAGGGAAGGGGATTTCGATCTTTGAAGGGCCTAATCATAGCACGGTTGCTAGGGATTTTACCTACATTGATGATATTGTGAAGGGGTGCTTGGGGTCATTGGATACCGCGGAGAAGAGTACTGGGAGTGGCGGGAAGAAGAAGGGGCCGGCCCAATTGCGAGTTTTCAATCTGGGGAATACGTCACCTGTCCCGGTTACAGATCTTGTGGGTATTTTGGAGAAGCTTTTAAAGGTGAAGGCCAAGAAGAATGTAATGCAGTTGCCACGAAATGGGGATGTTCCGTTTACCCACGCGAATATCAGCTATGCTCAGAGGGAGTTTGGGTATAAGCCCACCACAGATCTGGAAACAGGTTTAAAGAAGTTTGTTAAGTGGTACCTCAATTACTATTCTGCTGGGAAGAAGTCTTCTGGGTAA